A stretch of Tepidibacillus fermentans DNA encodes these proteins:
- a CDS encoding TRAP transporter small permease, which produces MEKLLKLLNGILNAIIVLVLSIMVILVFLNVVLRYGFDSGLTWSEEIARFAFVWVVFLGAVVALKDKSHLGVDLLTAKLPLFIQKILYVISNLLIVVVLGLFIDGLLKMMELNKLVKGPATGIPINILYWAGLFAAVVMIAISIVQTVRFVFFNQDPPPWVKTEMDSTVKLREGK; this is translated from the coding sequence ATGGAGAAACTATTAAAATTGTTAAATGGCATTTTAAATGCGATTATTGTATTGGTCCTTAGTATTATGGTTATTCTCGTTTTTCTAAATGTTGTTCTCCGATACGGATTTGATTCTGGGCTCACATGGTCGGAAGAGATAGCCCGATTCGCATTTGTGTGGGTTGTATTTTTAGGAGCAGTGGTAGCATTAAAAGATAAAAGCCATTTAGGGGTAGACTTACTAACAGCGAAACTCCCTTTATTTATACAAAAAATATTATATGTTATATCAAATCTTTTAATTGTAGTTGTTTTAGGATTATTTATAGATGGATTACTGAAAATGATGGAATTAAATAAATTAGTTAAGGGACCTGCAACAGGAATTCCTATAAATATCCTCTATTGGGCCGGATTATTTGCTGCGGTAGTTATGATTGCTATAAGCATCGTTCAGACCGTTCGTTTTGTTTTCTTTAATCAAGATCCTCCTCCTTGGGTCAAAACAGAAATGGATTCAACAGTGAAGTTAAGGGAGGGGAAATAA
- a CDS encoding sugar kinase produces MDVVTVGETMVLMTPDSSGPMRYANEFMRKFAGAESNLAIGLARLGHQVGWISRVGKDEFGKAMVSFIRGEGVDVSQVKVDDSAPTGLYFKEFRRANDLRVYYYRKNSAASKLSPVDLNEEYIASAKFLHITGITPALSDSCYEMIFSAIEMAKKHSVKVVFDPNLRRKLWDEGKARETFLKIASQADIVLPGLDEGEFMFGEKDVEKLGKLFIEHGSAIVVIKTGADGAFYFTNDDHRFVPGFPVAKVVDPVGAGDGFAAGFISGLLDELSLYEAVKRGNALGAFAVTVNGDVEGLPDRDELFTFFNEKSNDVSR; encoded by the coding sequence ATGGACGTAGTAACAGTTGGAGAAACAATGGTTCTTATGACCCCAGATTCTAGTGGACCAATGAGATATGCAAATGAATTTATGCGGAAGTTTGCTGGAGCTGAATCCAATTTGGCTATCGGATTAGCTAGATTAGGCCATCAAGTCGGTTGGATTAGCCGAGTAGGGAAAGATGAATTCGGTAAAGCAATGGTTTCATTTATTAGAGGAGAAGGAGTTGATGTGAGCCAAGTAAAGGTTGATGATTCTGCTCCTACAGGGCTTTATTTCAAAGAATTCAGAAGAGCGAATGATCTTAGAGTCTATTATTATCGGAAAAATTCGGCGGCAAGTAAGCTAAGCCCGGTTGATTTGAATGAGGAATACATCGCAAGTGCTAAATTCCTTCATATCACAGGTATTACACCTGCATTGAGTGATAGTTGCTACGAAATGATATTTTCAGCAATAGAAATGGCTAAAAAACATTCCGTGAAGGTGGTGTTTGATCCGAATTTAAGAAGAAAACTATGGGACGAAGGAAAAGCGAGAGAAACTTTTCTAAAAATCGCTTCTCAAGCAGATATTGTCCTTCCTGGTCTTGATGAAGGCGAGTTTATGTTTGGTGAAAAAGACGTAGAAAAGCTAGGGAAGTTATTTATTGAACATGGTTCTGCTATTGTTGTGATCAAAACAGGTGCAGATGGAGCTTTTTACTTTACAAATGATGATCATAGATTTGTTCCTGGTTTTCCTGTTGCAAAAGTAGTTGACCCCGTTGGCGCAGGAGATGGTTTTGCTGCAGGATTTATTTCTGGTTTACTAGATGAACTAAGCCTATATGAAGCAGTGAAAAGAGGAAATGCATTAGGAGCTTTTGCAGTGACAGTGAATGGGGACGTTGAGGGTTTACCTGATAGAGACGAGTTGTTCACATTTTTCAATGAAAAAAGTAACGATGTAAGCAGATAG
- a CDS encoding methionine ABC transporter ATP-binding protein — MIRLHKVKKVYNGNKEEVVALKEINLEIEKGEIYGIIGYSGAGKSTLIRLINMLEEPTEGEIWVDGRQMNRLSQKELRKARQEVGMIFQHFNLLWSRTVFENIAFPLEIAGVPKEEINQRVNELIDLVGLTERANAYPSELSGGQKQRVGIARALANRPKVLLSDEATSALDPKTTDSILELLQEINRKMGITIILITHEMHVIQKICHKVAVIDQGEIVEEGPVLEVFTHPKQQITKEFVKQVTEHMDTEETIRQIPLEKGSYILKCKFVGENANQPIISRWVKTLDVEANILEGNIQYVQGSSYGSLYIQVKTTVDKLNESIQFLSNCGVEVEVVENVVGTK; from the coding sequence TTGATTCGACTTCATAAGGTGAAAAAAGTATATAACGGTAACAAAGAAGAAGTTGTTGCCTTAAAGGAAATTAATTTAGAAATCGAAAAAGGTGAAATCTATGGGATCATTGGTTACTCTGGGGCTGGGAAAAGTACATTGATCCGCTTAATCAATATGTTAGAAGAGCCAACAGAAGGGGAAATTTGGGTAGATGGTCGCCAAATGAACCGATTAAGTCAGAAGGAACTTCGTAAAGCGAGACAGGAAGTTGGGATGATCTTTCAACACTTTAATTTATTATGGTCCCGAACGGTTTTTGAGAATATTGCCTTTCCTTTAGAAATTGCTGGTGTACCAAAAGAAGAGATCAATCAAAGGGTGAATGAGTTAATCGATCTTGTTGGTTTAACAGAAAGGGCAAATGCCTATCCTTCAGAATTAAGTGGTGGGCAAAAACAAAGAGTAGGGATTGCTAGAGCTTTGGCGAACCGTCCAAAGGTATTGTTAAGTGATGAAGCTACTTCCGCGCTTGATCCCAAAACGACGGATTCAATCCTTGAGCTGTTGCAAGAGATTAATCGAAAAATGGGAATTACCATTATCTTAATTACTCATGAGATGCATGTGATTCAAAAAATTTGTCATAAAGTAGCTGTGATCGATCAAGGAGAAATTGTTGAAGAAGGCCCTGTACTAGAGGTGTTCACCCACCCAAAACAACAAATTACTAAAGAGTTTGTCAAGCAAGTAACTGAACATATGGATACAGAAGAAACCATTCGCCAAATCCCGTTGGAAAAAGGAAGTTACATTTTAAAATGTAAATTTGTCGGTGAAAACGCCAACCAGCCAATTATTAGTCGCTGGGTGAAAACATTAGATGTTGAGGCCAATATTTTAGAAGGAAACATTCAATATGTTCAAGGTTCTTCCTATGGTTCGTTATATATTCAAGTGAAGACAACAGTAGATAAATTAAACGAATCGATTCAATTTCTCTCAAATTGCGGGGTAGAAGTGGAGGTGGTGGAGAATGTGGTTGGAACCAAGTGA
- a CDS encoding sugar kinase: protein MDVITIGDGMITFNPVTTGPMRFVEKYIKKVGGAELNFAIGCARLGLKTGWISRLGNDEFGRYIYNYVRGEGIDVSQVKLVDGYPTSLNFKEIMEDGSGRTFYYRNDSPTFTLTPEQLDEDYIKQAKLLHVTGVFPAIGGQNFQVIMKAITLAKQNGLLISFDPNIRLKLWSKEKAKESLLQFLPYVDIVLTGEEEADILLGETDHKQVIKKFKSFGAKYVVIKQGEKGSIGSYLDEYFEAEAIKPRKVVDTVGAGDGFDAGFIYGVLNGWDLNRSLRFANAIGAMVVSVSGDNEGLPYYEDVLAFLGEKEVVER from the coding sequence ATGGATGTGATTACAATTGGCGATGGAATGATCACATTTAATCCCGTAACTACGGGACCAATGAGATTTGTTGAAAAATATATAAAAAAAGTAGGTGGTGCTGAATTAAATTTTGCCATTGGTTGTGCAAGGTTGGGGCTTAAAACGGGTTGGATTAGTCGTTTAGGTAATGATGAATTTGGTCGTTATATCTACAATTATGTTCGTGGCGAGGGGATAGATGTTTCCCAAGTAAAATTAGTAGATGGTTACCCAACGTCTTTAAATTTTAAAGAAATCATGGAAGATGGTAGTGGTCGTACTTTTTATTATCGTAACGATTCTCCAACCTTTACACTTACTCCAGAGCAATTAGATGAAGATTATATTAAGCAAGCTAAACTTTTACATGTAACTGGAGTTTTTCCGGCAATCGGGGGGCAAAATTTTCAAGTCATTATGAAAGCAATTACTTTAGCGAAACAAAATGGCTTACTTATCTCTTTTGATCCTAATATCCGATTAAAACTTTGGAGTAAAGAAAAGGCAAAGGAATCATTACTACAATTTCTTCCCTATGTTGATATTGTTTTAACAGGAGAAGAAGAGGCTGATATTTTATTGGGAGAAACAGATCATAAGCAAGTGATAAAGAAATTTAAATCATTTGGGGCAAAGTACGTTGTAATTAAACAGGGTGAAAAAGGATCTATAGGTTCTTATCTTGATGAATATTTTGAAGCCGAAGCCATTAAACCGCGTAAAGTTGTTGATACTGTCGGTGCAGGAGATGGATTTGATGCAGGTTTTATCTATGGAGTTTTAAATGGATGGGATTTAAACCGCTCTCTTCGTTTTGCAAATGCAATTGGTGCAATGGTTGTAAGTGTATCTGGTGATAATGAAGGTCTCCCTTATTATGAAGATGTTTTAGCATTCTTAGGGGAAAAGGAAGTTGTTGAAAGATGA
- the hxlB gene encoding 6-phospho-3-hexuloisomerase produces the protein MIKEILETIIGEMKNVLSKINEEEAMTFISQIDQAKRIFIYGEGRSGLMAKAFAMRLMHSGYQVYVVGETITPSIEKEDLLVAISGSGETDTIYQFVQKLKKIGGKVGLVTTNQDSKIARISDYILKVPAATKYRKPEEPDTIQPLGNQFDQAVHLLLDALIIYKIQNKIQINEEMRKRHANLE, from the coding sequence ATGATAAAGGAAATCCTTGAAACCATTATAGGCGAAATGAAAAATGTCCTATCAAAAATAAATGAAGAAGAAGCGATGACTTTTATATCGCAAATTGATCAAGCTAAACGCATTTTCATTTATGGTGAAGGACGCTCAGGATTGATGGCAAAGGCATTTGCAATGAGGCTTATGCATAGTGGTTATCAAGTCTATGTGGTTGGTGAGACAATTACACCAAGTATTGAGAAAGAAGACTTATTAGTTGCAATTTCCGGGTCTGGAGAAACGGATACCATCTATCAATTTGTTCAAAAACTAAAAAAGATCGGTGGAAAGGTTGGACTTGTTACAACAAATCAAGATTCAAAGATTGCTAGAATTAGTGATTATATTTTGAAGGTACCTGCTGCAACAAAATATCGCAAACCTGAAGAACCAGATACGATTCAACCACTTGGTAATCAGTTTGATCAGGCTGTTCATCTTCTCTTAGATGCTTTGATTATATATAAAATTCAAAATAAAATACAAATCAATGAAGAAATGCGAAAACGTCATGCAAACTTAGAATAA
- a CDS encoding TRAP transporter substrate-binding protein produces MKLKKLFLFGLIAVLMLTSVACSQGTNDTQATSKDGVTKIKIANYFAEDHPQNVALREKFKKIVEEKTNGKVVVEIYPSNQLGDEAQFTNGVRNGTVEMAITGMGLQTANPKIGAVEWPFLFESYDHARKALNGEVGDEIETEFRKLGVEPLAWTVNGFRVISANRPIKSMDDFKGFRLRMPNIPIFVNTGKALGANVQPLPLSEVFTALEQKVIDGQENPYATLKASGFYEVQKYVLESNHMFSPNVYLMNKKLFDSFDKETQQIIKEAAQESANYEWELLLKSEEDVKKFLKEKGLEIIVPDAQFKEQMVKAMDPVYQDLYKQYDWAKAFVEKVRNSK; encoded by the coding sequence ATGAAGCTTAAGAAGTTATTTTTATTCGGATTAATTGCTGTGTTAATGTTAACATCTGTTGCTTGCAGTCAAGGTACAAATGATACGCAAGCTACTTCTAAAGATGGTGTAACAAAAATTAAGATTGCAAACTATTTTGCAGAAGATCATCCTCAAAATGTCGCATTAAGAGAAAAATTCAAGAAGATTGTTGAAGAAAAGACAAATGGAAAAGTTGTTGTTGAAATATACCCAAGTAACCAACTGGGTGATGAGGCGCAATTTACCAATGGTGTTCGAAATGGAACAGTTGAAATGGCTATTACGGGTATGGGATTACAAACTGCTAATCCAAAGATTGGTGCAGTCGAGTGGCCATTCTTATTTGAGAGTTATGACCATGCACGAAAAGCATTAAACGGTGAAGTTGGAGACGAAATTGAAACAGAGTTTCGTAAATTAGGTGTAGAACCTTTAGCATGGACAGTAAACGGTTTCAGAGTCATTTCTGCTAATCGTCCAATTAAATCAATGGATGATTTCAAAGGTTTCCGTTTAAGAATGCCAAACATTCCAATTTTCGTTAATACAGGTAAAGCATTAGGCGCTAATGTACAGCCGCTTCCATTATCTGAAGTATTTACTGCATTAGAACAAAAAGTTATTGATGGTCAAGAAAACCCATACGCAACATTAAAAGCTTCTGGTTTCTATGAAGTTCAGAAATACGTATTAGAATCAAATCACATGTTTAGTCCAAACGTTTATTTAATGAATAAGAAGTTATTTGATAGTTTTGATAAAGAAACACAACAAATTATTAAAGAGGCTGCTCAAGAATCTGCAAATTACGAATGGGAACTTTTATTAAAATCAGAAGAAGATGTTAAAAAGTTCTTAAAAGAAAAGGGTCTTGAAATCATTGTTCCTGACGCTCAATTTAAAGAGCAAATGGTTAAAGCAATGGACCCCGTATATCAAGATCTATATAAACAATATGATTGGGCAAAAGCGTTTGTAGAAAAAGTTCGTAATTCTAAGTAA
- a CDS encoding bifunctional 4-hydroxy-2-oxoglutarate aldolase/2-dehydro-3-deoxy-phosphogluconate aldolase, whose protein sequence is MKLLQEIMENGVVAIIRGAKPENILQIAKALKDGGIKTLEITVETPKVLTLIEKVSDEFGDDLIVGAGTVLDPETARVAIMSGAKFIFSPTVNVETIQMAKRYGVISIPGALTPTEIITAYEHGADIIKVFPANVFGPKYLKDIHGPLPHIPLMPTGGLDLTNVADYIKAGGVAVGIGSSLVNTKKMIDETYLKELESNASKFVLAVRKAREK, encoded by the coding sequence ATGAAGCTACTACAAGAAATTATGGAAAATGGGGTCGTTGCAATTATTCGAGGCGCAAAACCCGAAAATATTCTACAAATAGCTAAGGCTTTAAAAGATGGAGGAATAAAAACTCTAGAGATAACTGTAGAAACTCCAAAAGTATTAACATTAATTGAAAAAGTTTCAGATGAATTTGGAGATGATCTAATCGTTGGTGCAGGAACTGTTCTTGATCCTGAAACAGCAAGAGTAGCAATTATGTCGGGGGCTAAATTTATCTTTTCACCAACAGTCAATGTGGAAACGATTCAAATGGCAAAACGCTATGGAGTCATTAGTATACCAGGTGCATTAACTCCGACAGAGATAATTACCGCTTACGAACATGGAGCGGACATCATCAAAGTATTTCCAGCAAACGTTTTTGGACCAAAGTATTTAAAAGATATCCATGGTCCATTACCACATATTCCTTTAATGCCAACTGGTGGATTAGATTTAACCAACGTAGCAGATTACATTAAAGCAGGTGGAGTAGCCGTTGGTATTGGAAGTTCTTTAGTAAACACCAAGAAAATGATAGATGAAACTTACTTGAAAGAATTAGAGTCAAACGCTTCAAAATTTGTTTTAGCGGTAAGAAAAGCAAGAGAAAAATAA
- a CDS encoding dihydrodipicolinate synthase family protein, with the protein MVQNGLFKGIIPPVSTIFNENLKLDRQGMGKLIDFLIDSGVHGLFFLGSGGEFSQMSFEERKEVAAFATEYVKDRVPVLIGTGGTNTREIIALNQHAKEIGADGVVIINPYYWPLTEENLLAHYGEIAENTELPILLYNFPNLTGQDLTPEIVLKLVDKYPNIVGIKETVDMAGHIREMILKVKSKHPHFSVLAGFDDHLLNTLSLGGDGSISASGNFAPELTVGIYQAFQNRDYEKAIELHKRLAFLPLMYKLDSPFVNVVKEATKLRGLDISTHVLPPARPLSEEKKQELIAILKDASLL; encoded by the coding sequence ATGGTTCAAAATGGTCTTTTTAAAGGCATTATCCCACCAGTATCAACCATCTTTAACGAAAACCTAAAATTGGACCGCCAAGGAATGGGGAAATTAATTGATTTTCTCATTGATTCGGGAGTACATGGATTATTTTTCTTAGGTAGTGGTGGCGAGTTTAGCCAGATGTCTTTTGAAGAGCGAAAAGAAGTTGCTGCATTTGCAACAGAATATGTAAAAGATAGAGTACCCGTTTTAATCGGAACAGGTGGAACCAATACGCGTGAAATCATTGCTCTCAACCAACATGCTAAAGAAATCGGAGCAGACGGTGTTGTGATTATTAATCCATATTATTGGCCATTAACGGAAGAGAATTTATTGGCTCATTATGGCGAAATCGCCGAAAACACGGAACTACCGATTTTACTCTATAACTTCCCAAATCTGACAGGCCAAGATTTAACACCGGAAATCGTGTTAAAGTTAGTAGATAAATACCCGAATATTGTTGGTATCAAAGAAACGGTTGATATGGCAGGGCATATTCGAGAAATGATCCTGAAAGTAAAAAGCAAACATCCTCATTTCTCTGTTTTAGCAGGTTTTGATGATCACCTTTTAAATACGCTTTCCCTTGGTGGAGATGGTTCGATCTCAGCCAGTGGAAACTTTGCACCTGAATTAACGGTAGGAATCTATCAAGCATTCCAGAATAGGGATTATGAAAAAGCGATTGAGTTACACAAAAGATTAGCATTCTTGCCTCTTATGTATAAGTTAGATTCTCCATTTGTAAATGTAGTTAAAGAGGCAACAAAACTTAGAGGGCTTGATATTTCCACTCATGTTCTCCCACCTGCTCGTCCTTTAAGTGAGGAGAAAAAGCAAGAATTGATTGCAATATTAAAAGATGCCTCTCTTTTATAA
- the allD gene encoding ureidoglycolate dehydrogenase, which produces MADVIVSYEELKNLVVKKLSNAGIPNEHAGIVADVLVHANLRGVNSHGVLRTEHYVKRINEGGINPNPKFTVKETGPSAAIFDGDDGMGHVVAKEAMEYAINMAKKNGVGMVGVINSSHCGALSYYVQQAAQENIIGIAMTHTDKVVVPFGGAKPFFGTNPIAFGFPAKENKPIILDMATSNVAFGKILHAREVGQSIPADWGVDEDGKPTTDPEKVSALLPFAGPKGYGLAMVVDIFSGILVGAAFGPHITPMYGEYNKMRKLGHFVAAINPAVFTNLESFLSNMDQMINEIHASQPAEGFTRVMVPGEPEQRNEEERLKNGIPIPESIYNYLIQN; this is translated from the coding sequence ATGGCAGATGTAATTGTTTCCTATGAAGAATTGAAGAATCTTGTTGTTAAGAAATTAAGTAATGCTGGTATTCCTAATGAACACGCAGGTATTGTAGCTGATGTCCTTGTTCACGCAAATCTGCGTGGAGTAAATTCACACGGTGTCTTAAGAACAGAACATTATGTAAAAAGAATCAATGAGGGGGGGATTAATCCAAATCCAAAATTTACTGTGAAAGAAACAGGACCTTCAGCAGCAATATTTGATGGAGACGACGGAATGGGCCATGTCGTAGCTAAAGAAGCAATGGAATATGCAATCAACATGGCAAAGAAAAATGGAGTTGGCATGGTAGGGGTTATTAATAGTAGCCACTGCGGTGCATTGTCTTATTATGTTCAACAGGCCGCTCAAGAAAATATAATAGGAATTGCAATGACACATACGGACAAAGTGGTTGTTCCTTTTGGTGGAGCAAAACCCTTTTTTGGAACAAATCCAATTGCCTTTGGTTTCCCAGCTAAAGAGAACAAACCTATTATTTTAGATATGGCAACCAGCAATGTGGCTTTTGGAAAGATTTTGCATGCAAGAGAAGTTGGGCAATCCATTCCAGCAGATTGGGGAGTAGATGAAGACGGTAAGCCAACAACGGATCCAGAAAAAGTAAGTGCACTATTACCATTTGCTGGGCCTAAAGGATATGGATTAGCAATGGTTGTAGATATCTTTTCTGGCATTCTTGTAGGGGCAGCTTTTGGCCCACACATTACCCCAATGTACGGAGAATATAACAAAATGCGTAAGCTAGGACACTTTGTCGCTGCCATTAATCCTGCAGTATTTACGAACTTAGAATCATTCTTAAGCAATATGGATCAAATGATTAATGAAATTCATGCATCCCAACCGGCAGAAGGATTTACTCGAGTAATGGTGCCTGGTGAACCAGAACAACGAAATGAAGAAGAAAGATTGAAAAACGGAATACCTATCCCTGAATCTATCTACAATTATTTAATTCAAAACTAA
- a CDS encoding TRAP transporter large permease, producing the protein MIWLFLGSLFFFLLIGVPIAISMLLSAIAMMLALGIFDTQIIAENLINGANSFALMAIPFFVLTGEIMNVGGISQRIVDFASSLVGHIRGGLGYVMIISGVIFAGLSGSAVADTAALGAILIPMMVAKGYNVNRSSGLVAATGILGTIIPPSIPMILFGVIGGVSITKLFMSGIVPGILLATGLITVWYFVAKKDNAQTMPKATKEERWKAFKRAFWALLLPLIIIVGLRGGIFTPTEAGVVSAVYALIVSFGYREMKPRDLLKVFIEATKTTGVVMFLAATAIVSGYVITVAQVPLELAEFLQGLTTNPTILMIIIMIFLLLVGMVMDLTPAILIFTPVLLPVITQVGIDPVYFGLLVVINLSIGLITPPVGTVLYVGCGISKISLVEISKGVLPFLIVEVIILFLLVLFPELVTVPLGWFA; encoded by the coding sequence ATGATATGGTTATTTTTAGGAAGTTTATTTTTCTTCTTACTTATTGGTGTTCCTATAGCTATCTCAATGTTACTTAGTGCCATAGCAATGATGTTAGCATTAGGTATTTTTGACACTCAAATAATTGCTGAGAATTTGATTAATGGTGCGAATAGTTTTGCGCTAATGGCCATTCCATTCTTTGTATTAACCGGGGAAATCATGAATGTTGGTGGAATTTCTCAAAGGATCGTTGATTTTGCCAGTTCGTTAGTCGGTCATATTCGTGGCGGCTTAGGTTATGTAATGATTATCTCAGGTGTTATATTTGCTGGATTGTCTGGATCCGCTGTAGCGGATACTGCAGCTTTAGGTGCCATACTAATCCCAATGATGGTAGCAAAAGGTTATAATGTCAATCGTTCATCCGGTTTAGTAGCTGCAACAGGTATACTTGGAACTATTATTCCTCCAAGTATTCCGATGATCCTATTTGGAGTAATTGGTGGAGTTTCAATTACTAAGTTGTTTATGTCAGGTATTGTTCCTGGAATTTTATTGGCAACTGGTTTAATTACGGTATGGTATTTTGTAGCTAAGAAAGATAATGCTCAAACCATGCCAAAAGCAACAAAAGAAGAAAGATGGAAAGCGTTTAAAAGAGCATTTTGGGCATTATTGCTCCCACTAATCATTATCGTTGGATTACGTGGAGGTATTTTTACACCTACCGAAGCAGGCGTAGTTTCTGCAGTATATGCATTAATTGTTAGTTTTGGCTATAGAGAAATGAAACCAAGAGATTTACTAAAAGTATTTATTGAAGCAACCAAAACAACTGGAGTTGTTATGTTCTTAGCTGCAACCGCAATAGTTTCTGGTTATGTCATCACAGTTGCTCAAGTGCCTTTAGAATTAGCCGAGTTCTTGCAAGGGCTTACAACTAATCCAACCATTTTAATGATCATTATTATGATTTTCTTATTATTAGTAGGTATGGTTATGGACTTAACTCCAGCAATTTTAATCTTCACACCTGTTTTATTGCCTGTGATTACTCAAGTGGGAATTGATCCCGTTTATTTTGGATTATTGGTGGTTATTAACTTATCGATAGGGTTAATTACACCGCCTGTTGGTACTGTACTATATGTAGGGTGTGGAATTAGTAAGATAAGTTTAGTTGAAATTTCTAAGGGTGTATTACCATTTTTAATTGTTGAAGTAATTATCTTATTCCTTTTAGTTTTATTTCCCGAACTAGTAACCGTTCCGCTTGGGTGGTTTGCTTAA
- the hxlA gene encoding 3-hexulose-6-phosphate synthase, producing MKIQLALDRLTKEQCFDIVRRTSDYIDWIEVGTGVIKEYGMSIVRKMREAYPQKTIVADMKTCDAGKYEAMQAFEAGADITTIMAFSSDKTIQDALDIAKRFNKRIMIDLLGVKDKKRIQELKALGVDLVSLHIGKDMQETISFEKDRFQLVEGLSGIEIAVAGGLDLKNIPMIIKNNRPNILIVGSAITKAERPNEIASKIKELIQ from the coding sequence ATGAAGATTCAGCTGGCTTTAGACCGGCTAACAAAAGAGCAATGTTTTGATATAGTTCGGCGAACAAGCGACTACATAGATTGGATAGAAGTTGGTACAGGAGTCATTAAAGAATACGGAATGTCGATTGTACGCAAGATGAGAGAAGCCTATCCCCAAAAAACAATTGTGGCTGATATGAAAACGTGTGATGCTGGGAAATATGAAGCCATGCAAGCTTTTGAAGCAGGTGCAGATATTACGACAATAATGGCATTTTCTTCAGATAAAACCATTCAAGATGCATTGGATATTGCGAAAAGGTTTAATAAAAGAATCATGATCGATCTACTGGGGGTGAAAGACAAAAAGAGAATACAAGAGTTAAAAGCTTTAGGAGTCGATTTAGTTTCCTTACATATAGGAAAGGATATGCAAGAAACTATCTCTTTTGAAAAAGATAGATTTCAATTAGTTGAAGGTTTATCAGGTATAGAGATCGCAGTAGCAGGTGGTTTAGATCTTAAAAACATACCCATGATTATAAAGAATAATCGCCCTAATATTTTGATTGTTGGAAGCGCAATCACTAAGGCAGAGCGTCCAAATGAAATCGCTTCAAAAATTAAGGAGTTGATTCAATAA